In Longimicrobium sp., the DNA window CGCGGGGGCCATGGGCTGCGCGCCTGGGCTCCACATGGCGCCGTACCAGGGCTGAGGAATCGTGGTGGTGATGGTGCCGGAGATCGACAGCGCGTGTCCCGTGCCGCCCGCGCCGCCCTCCACCACCTTGACCTCGCCCGTGGAGGTGCCGCCGCCGAAGCTGTCCGGGGATGGGAACCAGTTCCCGGGCGCGGATGTCATCCCGTTCTCGAAGTCGCTCACCAGCCCGTTCCCGGCGATGCGCATGGGACGGCCGGCGTTGGCGACCTGGTCGGCCACGGCGCGGGCAAAGGACGCGCGGTCCACCGGCACGCCGCCCTTCCACACGCCCGCGATGTCGCGCGTGGCGGTGATGTCGCGCGTAGGGTCGCCGTTCACGAGAAGCAGGTCCGCCCGCTGCCCCGGCGCGATGCGGCCGCGGTCCGCCAGGCGGAAGGCGCGCGCCGGGCCGGCCGTGGCGGCGGTGAGCGCCTCCAGCGGGCTGAGGCCGGCGCCCACCAGCAGCTCCATCTCGCGGTGCATGGCCGCGCCATGCGCGGTGCCAGGGTTCCCCGCATCGGTGCCCGCCAGGATCGGGACGCCCGCCGCACGAAGCTGGCGCACGGTGGCCTGCGCCGCGGCGTAGCTCGTCGCGGGGGTGCCCGCGCGGCGCGGGAAGCCCTGCGCGAGGATCGCGCGCACCGGCGGCGTCAGGTACGGCATCAGACGCGCATCCTGCACCAGCGGAGCGCCGCCGCCCGTGCCGGTGATGCTCATCAGCACCGTCAGCGTGGGGACGACGAACGCATGCCGCCGCGCCGTCAAAGCCGCGAATCCGGCGTCCGCCTGCCGGTCCACGAAGAGGTGCGCCAGCCCGTCCGCCCCGGCCGCGATCGCCGTGCGGGCGCCCGCCGCGTCGCCCACGTGCACCACGGCCAGCTTCCCGCGCCGGTGCGCCGCGGCGATGGCCGCGTGCAGGGTGGCGCTGTCCAGCGTCGCTATCTTGATCCCGTACGTGCGGCCGTCGTCGTACACCAGCTTGATGTAGTCCGAGCCCTCCGCGATGCGCGCGTCCACGAACGCCTGCGCCGAGTCCGGCGACGACAGCGTGGGGATCGTCATCCCGTACTCGGTGCCGTGCCCGCGCGGCGCCGTCACCAGCGTGCCGGCGGAGAAGAGGTCCGCGCGCGCGCTGGCCCGTCCGGACGCCTGCTCGGCGCGCGCCGTGGCGGCCATGCGGTGGTCCGTGAACATGTCCAGCTCGGTGGTCACGCCGAAGACGAGGGCCTCGCGCAGCGCGTCGCCGAAGCTGTGCGTGTGCGCGTCGATCAGGCCGGGGAGGAGCGTCTTGCCGCTCGCGTCCACCACCGCGGCTCCCGCGGGCGCCGCGAGGCCGCGGCCCACGCGCGTGATGCGCCCGCCCTCAGCCAGCACGTCCGTGCGCTCCAGCACCCGCGTGCCGTCGAACACGCGCGCGTTGCGGAAAAGCGTGGCCGGCTGCTGCGCCGCCAGCGGGACCGAAAGCGCCGCCAGCAGCGGGATGGTTCGCAGGGTTTTTCTCAGAATGGACATGGGATTCCAGGGACGCGTGGTGAAGGGAAGTGCGTGAGTGCGTGAGTGCGTGAGTGCGTGGTCACCCCCAATCTGTCATCCTGAGCGACGCGCGGCACCAACCTCCGTACGGCTCCGAACTCTGGCGCGGAGCGAAGGATCTACTGCGCGTGTCGAGGGCTCCGTCGTGGCGCGCCGGCCTCTTGCCTCGCCGGCTAGATCCTTCGGTCGCCGCAGGAGTACGGCGCACCGTCAACATCCGCCGGGCGGCTCCCTCAGGATGACAAAGTTGGGCCGTCCCGCGTTCATGCACCGATGCACTAAGGCACTGGTCTGAAGATGCGCCCCGCGCGCGGCGCCGTACAATCCCGCACGTCACCACTTTGGTATGACAGACGTCATGTGAGCCCCAGCTCCCTGCCGTCTGGCCCGCAGCGTGCTCAACGTGCCGCGCAATGATTCCGGTCAGCAAGGGGGAGCGATGGGGGATGGTGCGGAGGTGCGCGGGGTGGACCCGGGGGGCGACCCGCCGGAGTGGGCGCTGGAGTACGATGCGCGCGAATATCCGCGCCACGCCGTCACGGGTGACGCGGTCGCCCTGGCGCTGGGCCGCGAAGGGGGCGCCACGCAGCTCCAGGCGCTCGTGGTGGTGCGCGGCGGCGAGCCGTTCGCGGGGCTGGATGCGTGGCCCGGCGGCTTCATGGACTGGGCCGGCGACCGCGACTCGCGCGAGGCCGCCCTTCGCGAGCTGCGCGAGGAGACCGGGTGCCCGGCGCCCGAGCACGTGGAGCCGCTCGGCAGCTACAGCACCAACGGCCGCGACCCGCGCCAGTTCGCCGGCGCGCGCGATCCCGAGACGGGCGAGTGGGTCTCGCGTGGCTCACGCGTCACCACGAACGCCTATCTGATGCTGGTGCGGCGTGACGGCGGCGGCTTCGACCCCCAGCACGGCGACGACGCCACGGACGCGCGCTGGGAGGACGTCTACACGTATTTCCCCTGGGAAGACCTGCGCTCCGCGGACGGCCGGGCCGCGGCGCAATCCGCGTTGCGCGCGCTCGATGAATGGGCGCGCGGCCAGGGCGGCGACCGGGCGGAGCGGGTGGAGTTCGCCTGGGGTTTCGGGCTGCGCGAGTGGAACGAGGAGCGCGTCTCCGAGCGCCTCGCCTTGCTGCGGGAGGCGGGGCTGGTGGAGGAGGCGCATCGCGACACCTGGGGCCGCGTCACTGGTGACGGCGCGAAGGCGTTCGGCCGGCCGATGGCGTTCGACCACCGCGAGATCATGGCCGACGCGCTGGGTCGTCTGCGCGGCAAGATCAAGTACCTCCCCGCGGCGCTGATGGCGTTGCTGGGCGCCGAGTTCACGCTCGACGAGCTTCAAGCGGGCTGCGAAGTCATCGCGGGCCGTCCGCTGCACCGAGCCAACTTCCGGCGCGCCGTGGCCGCCGCCAAGGATGACCGCGCCACGCGCGCCCCGCGCATTGTACAGGGCACGGGAAAGCGGCGCACGCGCGACACGGGCGGTCCCGGCGTCCCGCCCGAGCTCTTCCGCTTCCGCGAAGACACGCTGCGCGCGCGCCTGGAGACCTCGATCCGCTTCCCCTGGCTGCCTCTGGAGGGCGGGGAAGACTCATCCGCCGCGACCGGGGAAGCTTGACAGTGCGTAGCGGGAGCATTATTCTCGTTTTCAGAACGTTGCGGCGTTCGCTTTTTCGGGTGCATTCGTTCTCGTCACGAGACACACGGCCGATATCATGACATCGCAATCACCCGCGGCGGAGCTCGATCGCCAGGCGGAGCTTCACGAGGGCCTCGCGCGCTTCCCGGCCGGGCTCTTCCAGTTCGACCCGCGCATGGCTTCGGGATGGCTCTCGGACCGCTACTTCGTGCGCACCACGGCCACGCTGCGCCACGCCGGGATCGATCCGGAGGTCACGCTCCAGGTCTTCGCCAAGAAGGGCGGCGTGCTGGCCGGCGTCTACGAGGCGCTCCGCCTGCTCCAGACGCAGCTCGCGGAGGGGTGCGACTACACCCGCCTCACCGTCGACACGCTCCTGGAAGGCGATTCGATCAACGCCGAAGGCTCGGAGTCGTGGGAGACGGTGATGCACATCACCGGGCCGTACCGCGCGTTCGGGCACCTGGAGACGCCGCTGCTGGGGGTGCTGGCGCGGCGATCGCTCGTGGCCACCAACACGCGCGCCGTGGTGGAGGCGGCGGCGGGAAAGCCGGTCATCTTCATGGCCCCGCGCCACGACGACTGGCGCGTGCAGACGCCGGACGGCTACGCGGCGCAGATCGGCGGCGCGCGCAGCGTGTCCAGCGACGCGGCCGGCTCGTGGTGGGGCTCTCCGGGGGTGGGGACGATGCCGCACGCCATGATCGCCACCTTTGGCGGCGACACCGTGGCCGCCACGCTCGCCTTCGCTCGCTACCTGCGCGCGGAGGAGCCGGAGGTGCAGGTGATGAGCCTTGTGGACTACGAGAACAACTCCGTCCGCACCGCGCTGGAGGTGGCGCGGGCGATGCGCGCCGAGTTCGGCCCGGGCTCGCTGGCAGCCGTTCGCGTGGACACCAGCGAGCGGCTGATCGACGATTCGCTGATCGGCGATCCGGAAGTGTGGGGGCGCGCGTCCCTAACCGGCGTCAACGCGCACCTCGTTCGAAAGATGCGCGCGGCGCTCGACGTGGAGGGCTTCCCCGAGGTCGGAATCGTGGTGAGCGGCGGCTTCAAACCGAACAAGATCCGCCAGTTCGAGGCGCAGCAGGTTCCCGTCGCGGCGTACGGCGTGGGGAGCAGCCTGCTGGGCCACAGCGACGGCACCGGAGGGCTCCTCAGCGACTTCGACTTCACCGCGGACGTGGTGCGGCTGGACGGCGCGGAGGCGGGGAAGGTGGGGCGGAGCTTCCGCCCGAATCCGAGGTTGGTGAGGCTGGATTGGGGGCGGGCGGGGTGAACCGAAGTGCCAAGTGCCTAGTGCCAAGTGCCTAGTACTAAAAGATGTGCGAGATGCAGTTCACAACGATGATGAACATCCCCCTGGACCATGGGAGATCGATATGACCGCAACGAACGCAGACTCCGCTACCCGTCGCGAGGTCCCCGCCACGCTCCGCATCGATGCGGAGGCGGAGCTGGCGGCGATGGCGGAGTGGCTGGCCGGCGTGGTGCGAGGGGCGGGGATGCGGCGGGTGGTGATGGGGCTCTCGGGGGGTGTGGACAGCGCCGTTGCGGCCATGGTGGCGGCGCGCGCGCTCGGCCCGGAGAACGTCGTGCTGCTGTCGATGCCGTACGGCAGCGGACGCCATGCGGCATCGGCGCCGGCGTCGCTCAACGATGCGCGCGCCGTGGCCGAGCGCCTGCCGGAGGCGGAGTGGCGGACGATCGACATCGCTGCGGCGGTGGATGCGTCGGCGGCGGCGTCGGGGCTGCACGAGGTGCTCGCGGCCGATCCGGCCAACGTGCGCGCGGTGCTGGCGCTGGGAAACCTCAAGGCCCGCCATCGCGCCGTCACGCTCTACACCTTCGCCAACATGGCAGGCGACACGCTCGTCCTGGGCACCGAGAACCGCACCGAGAACCTCCTGGGCTACTTCACCATCCACGGCGACGCGGCGAGTGACATCGAGGTCCTCTCGCCGTTCCTGAAGACGGAGGTGTGGCAGCTCGCGGAGGCGTCCGGCGTCCCATCCGTCGTAGTCAACAAGGCGCCCTCCGCCGACCTGTGGCCGGGGCAGACCGACGAGAGCGAGCTCGGCTTCACCTACGCAGAGGCGGACCAGGTGCTCGCGCACTACTGGCCGGCCTTCGGCGCCGCCCGCGCGCGCGGCGAGAGCACTCCCGAGGGCATCCCCGAGTCCGTCGTCGCGGCGGTGCTGGCGCGCGTGGACGCCACCGCGTGGAAGCGCGCCGCGAAGCCCGTGTACCCGGGCCGGAGCGCGCGATGAAGGCGCGCATCGGCTGGGTGGTGGACGCGCAGAACGACTTCCTTCTGCCGCCGGAGCAGGGAGGGCGCCTGTACGTCCACGACCTCTTCGACAACGGCCAGGACGCGGGCGCCACGCAGGCGATCCCCGCCATCGAGCGCGCGGTGGAGTGGATGCGCGCCCGCTGCGACGTCATGGTCTTCACGGGCGACTGGCACTCGTACGCGGACGAGGAGATCGACGCCGTCGCGCCCGATCCGTCGCGCGGCACCTATCCGCCGCACTGCATGGGCCTCTCCGACGACGCGGCCGAGCGGGAAGGCGCGCAGATCCTCGCCTCCATCCATCCCGAGGACCCGATCGTCCTCTCCCGCGCCGCCACCCCCGAAGACGCCAGGGCCGCGGCGCGCCGCGCGGTGGCGACGCGCAGGCCCATCTTCATCCACAAGAGCAAGTTCGACGTGTTCGAGGGGAACCGCGCCACCGACGACCTCATCCGCGCCCTTCGCGAGGAGCTGAAGAAGCCGGTGGAGGTGTTCGTGGCCGGCGTGGCGCGCGACGTGTGCGTCAAGCAGGCGGTGGAGGGGATGCTGGCGCCTCAGCGAGCCCTCCCCGTGACCCTGATCACCGACGCGACGTGGGGGCTGGGGATCGAAAAGGAAGAGGAGAGCCTGGCGCGATGGCTCGCGTCCGGAGCGGCCCTCATGACCACGGCGGGACTTGCCATGCGCGACTCATGACGCCCAAGGAGCGCATCCGCATCACAAACGGCGACATCACGAAGGTGGATGTGGACGCCATCGTGAACGCCGCCAACACCTCGCTGCTCGGTGGCGGCGGCGTGGACGGCGCCATTCATCGCGCGGCGGGACCGGAACTGGTCGCCGAGTGCCGCATGCTGCGCGGCTGCCGCACGGGGGAGGCCAAGATCACGCGCGGCTACAGGTTGCCCGCGCGCTGGGTGATCCACACCGTCGGGCCGGTATGGCAGGACGGGAGTCATGGTGAGGATGAATTATTGGCCTCCGCGTGGCGCAATTCTCTGGCGCTCGCCACGGAGCGGGGGCTGCGCACCATTGCATTCCCGTCGATCAGCACCGGCGCATATCGCTTCCCGCTGGCGCGAGCGGCGCGCATCGCAATGGCCACCGTGCTCACACATCTGCGCGAAAACGAGCTTCCGGAGGAGGTCACGGTGGTGTGCTTCGGCGACGAGGCATACCAGCACTACTTGACGGCACTGGCCGCCGCGGATTAAATGTTGCGTACCGGCAACATTGCGCGTCCACAGGACCGCAACCCGGCCCGCAACGTGGTGCTCCGCCCGCACGACCGTGCGCGCGAAAGCCCCAGAACATGACACCCTATGACCGACCTGCGTGAAGTCAGAGCGCTGCTCGACGAGATCAACGCGGCGATTTCCAGCTACGACCCCGTGCTCAAGGAGCACGCGCGCGACATCCTCCTGCAGCGCGCCTTCCAGGGCGGTGGCCGCTCGTCCGGCTCCTCCGCGGGCGCATCCTCCGAGGAAAGCACGGCCACCGAAGAGCCCGTCAAGCGACGTCCGGGCCGTCCCAAGGGCTCGGGAACGGGCCCGCGGCGGCCTGTCGCGCAGGTGGGCGCGCTGGTGGAACAGTGGCGTCCGGAGACGATGGCGGAGCGCGCGCTTCTGGGCGCCTACGTGCTCTCCAAGGGCCGCCCGGACCGCACCGTCACCAGCCAGGCGATCAACGCCGAGTTGAAGCGCAACGGCCTGCCGGTCCCCAACATCACGCGCGCCATCGAATCGAACCTGCGCTCGCGCCCGCCGCTGATGACGCAGAAGAAGAAGATGGGCACCACGCGTCAGGCGCGGAAGCAATACGCCATAACGCAGGAAGGCGTGGAGCACGTGCAGTCGCGCCTCGGTTCCTCGGGCGGCTCCAACGGCGCGGGCGACGAGGAATAGCGCCGCGCATGCACATCAACGCGCTCCGGCCTCCTCCCTGGCCGGAGCGCGTCTTTTTTCCCCTGATACCCGCCTCCTGATGAGCAGACGTGTTCTGGTGATCGACGACGAGGACGACATCCGCGAGGTGGCGCAGCTCGCTCTGGAGGCGGTCGCCGGCTGGGAGGTCTCCAGCGCCAGCTCCGGCGCCGAGGGCCTCCGCCTCGCCGCCGAGCACATGCCCGACGCGATCCTGCTGGACGTGATGATGCCGGAGATGGACGGCCCCTCCACCTTTCGGGCGTTGCGCGCGCAGCCCGCGACCGCGGAGATCCCCGTGATCCTCCTGACCGCCAAGGTGCAGGCCACGGACCGCACGCGGTTTCAGGATCTGGGGGTGAACGGCGTCCTCACCAAGCCGTTCGATCCGATGGAGCTGGCGCGGCAGATTGAGGAGGTGCTGGGGTGGTGAGAGGGGCCCCCTCCCCCGCTCGTTCCTCGCGGCCCCTCCCCCAAAACAACCTGGGGGAGGGGCGGTGGCGTGCATCTGGCCGCGTTGCGCACGCGGCCGTGCACGACGCTGCCCCGCGCCTGACCGCCGGCAGATGCCGTATGGGCGCGATTCATCGCGCCCGTGGCCGGCGCCGCACCGCCTCCCGTCCGTGCACACAGATGTCGTAGGCCCCCCGCACGTGTCTGCCCGCGTTCTGGACCTGCTCCCACCCGCGTGACGGCCGCCCGCCTCTCCGCGCGCCACCTGGATGACCGCCGCCCTGTGCAGATCCCGCCCGCGAGTCCGCGCAGGCGGACTTTGTGCTGTTGTTGCCGCGAGTTTACTCGCCCGGGCACAATGGCCGCAGGCATCGGTGGGCACCAGCAGGCCACGGCCCAGCACGGGGCACGGGCAGCCACGCGGGGCTGCCCCTACGAGGGTTCCGGCGCGCAACGCGTGAATTGGGGCGGGGGAGAGGGCGGGCAGACACGCAGGTCTGCCCCTACGGGTTCGGTGTGATATGGCGACGGTCAGGCCAGCGAGGCCAGGCGGTGGGGCCGCGTCGGGCACGGGCGCGATGAATCGCGCCCCTACGAGGCGTGGGTCCCCCATTCCCCATTCCCCATTCCCCGTCTTGTCTCCCCCCCACCGCCCGCCTACATTGGCGCTCCTTTTCCCGGCCCCGGGGCCCGGAAGCGTGCACTGAACGTCTGGGGCGGATGGAGCGGCTCACGCGGGCGCGGCTGGACGAGATCCTGGAGCGCGGGCGCGGCCTTCGCGTGGCGGTGGTCGGCGACCTGATGCTGGACGTGTACCTCGTAGGCGCCGTCAGCCGCATCTCGCCCGAGGCGCCGGTGCCGGTGGTGCACGTCACGGAGGAGCGGACGGCGCTGGGCGGGGCCGCCAACGTGGCCGCCAACGTGGCCGCGCTGGGCGCCGCGTGCGAGGTGGTGGGCTACGTGGGGATGGATGCCGCCGGGGCGCAGATCCGCCGCGAGCTGGCGGAGCTGGACGGCGGCAAGGTGCACGCGCGGCTCGTGGAGCGCCCCGACCGCCCCACCACCACCAAGACGCGCGTGGTGGCGCGGCAGCAGCAGGTGGTGCGCTTCGACCGCGAGCGCGACGACGACCTCCCGGACGAGTGCGCCGCCGAGCTGTGCGAGCACGTCCGCGCCGCCGTCGCCGCGTGCGACGCGCTGGTGCTGGAGGACTACAACAAGGGGGTCCTGGTGCCCTCCGTGATTCGCACGGCGCTCGACGCGGCGGAGGCGGCGGGGATCCCCAGCGTGGTGGACCCCAAGTTCCGCAACTTCTTCGCATTCGGCGGCGCCACCGTCTTCAAGCCCAACGCGGTCGAGCTGGGCACCGCCATGGCCACGCCCGTCCGCGCAGGCGACGACGACTGGCTGGAGAACGCTCGCACCCGGAGCGGCGCCCGCCACCTCCTCTTGACGCTGGGCGAGGACGGGATGGCGTTGCGCTCGGAGGGCGGCAGCTCGTTCCGCATCCCCACGCAGGCGCGGGAGGTCTACGACGTCTCCGGCGCGGGCGACACGGTGACGGCGTTCCTGGCCGTAGCCCTGGCCGCCGGCGCGACCATCGAGGAGGCCGCCGTCCTCGCCAATCTCGCCGCGGGGATCGAGGTGGGCAAACCCGGCGTCGCCACCGTCTCGCCGGACGAGCTACGCGCGATGCTCGACCCGCAGGCGCACTAACGCACTCACGCACTCACGCACTTCCAAGGCAGCCATGACGTCTCTCCAAAAGGTCCACACCGACCAGGCGCCCGCCGCCATCGGCCCGTACAGCCAGGCCATCGTGGCCCGCGGCTTCGTCTTCACCGCCGGGCAGATCGCGCTCGACCCCGTGAGCATGCAGCTCATCGAGGGCGACGTGGTGGCGCAGACGGAGCAGGTGATGAAGAACCTGGCCGCCGTGCTGCGGGAGGCCGGCTCCGACCTGTCGGCGGTGGTCAAGACGACGGTGTTCCTGCGCGACATGAACGACTTCACGGCCATGAACGAGGTGTACGGGCGCCACTTCGGCGACCACGCCCCGGCGCGGTCCACCGTGCAGGCCGCCGGCCTCCCGCGCAACTGCGCGGTGGAGATCGAGTGCGTGGCGCTGGTGCTCACCGCCTGAGGAGAGACATGGCCAATCCGCACATCTTCCGTCAGTACGACATCCGCGGCGTCGTAGGTCCCGACGTTACCGTGGAGGTGGCCGAGCAGATCGGCCGCGCCTTCGCCAGCCTCGCCATCCGCCGCCTGGGCAAGCCCCGGCCGACGCTGGCGCTGGGGCGCGACAACCGCCTCACCTCCGAAGACCTCGCCGCCGGCGTGCGCCGCGGGATGGTGGCCGCCGGCGTGCACGTGGTAGACGTGGGCCTGGTGCCCACCCCCGTGCACTCCTTCGCGGTCTACCACGGCGAGCTGGACGGCGGGCTGCAGGTGACGGGGTCGCACAACCCGCCTCAGTACAACGGCTTCAAGATGACGCTCGGCGGCTCCATCTACGGCGACTCCATCCAGGAGGTGCGCCGCATGATCGAGGAGAGCGACTACGAGAGCGGGGAAGGGAGCGTGGAGAACCGCGACGTGATGGACGACTACGTCCGCTACATCGCGGAGCGCTTCACCATCGGGCGCAAGCTCAAGGTGGTGGTGGACTGCGGCAACGGCACCGGCTCCATCGTGGCCGAGCGCCTGCTGACGGCGCTGGGCGGCAACGTGGAGGTGATCCCCATCTTCTGCGAGTCGGACGGAACCTTCCCCAACCACCACCCTGACCCGGTGGTGGACAAGAACCTGGTGGACATCATCGCCCGCGTGAAGGCGGAGGGCGCGGACCTGGGCGTGGCCTTCGACGGCGACGCGGACCGCATCGGCGCCATCGACGACCGCGGCGAGATCGTGCGCGGCGACACGCTCCTCCTGCTCTACGGCCTGGACCTGATCCAGCGCCGCGGGCCGGGGCAGAAGGTGGTGTTCGACGTGAAGTGCTCGCAACTCCTTCCCGAGATGCTGGAAAAGGTGGGCGGCGTGCCGGTGATGAACGCCACCGGCCACTCGCTGATCAAGAAGCGGATGAAGGAGGAGGGGTCGCTGCTCTCGGGCGAGCTTTCGGGCCACATCATGTTCGGCGACAACTACTTCGGCTACGACGACGCCCTCTACGGCGCCGTCCTGCTGATCGACATCGTCGCCCGTCAGGGTCGCCCGCTGAGCGAGTGGATCGCCGAGTTCCCGGTCTTCGTTTCCACCGCCGAGCTGCGCTACCCGGCCACCGAGGAGACCAAGTTCGCCATCGTAGCGCGCGCCACCGCGCACTTCCGCGCGAACCACGAGGTGATCGACGTGGACGGCGCCCGCGTCCTCTTCGGCGACGGGTGGGGGCTGATCCGCGCCTCCAACACGGAGCCGGTGCTGGTGGCCCGTTACGAGGCCAAGACCCCCGAGCGCCTCGAGCAGATCCGCTCCGAGATGGAAGGCTGGCTCGCCGGCGAGGGCATCGGCGGCCCCTCCGTCGGCCACTGACCGCCCGCCTGAACCGCTCCAACGCACGCGCCGTCCCACAAAGGGCGGCGCGTGAGAGAACCAATGGCCTCACGCAGAGGCGCAGAGGCGCAGGAAGAGAAAAGAAGAGACATTTTTCCCTCGTTGTTATCCTCTCCTGCGTCTCTGCGCCTCTGCGTGAGATTCCGTTGAGGGCCTTGGCGAACGCTCGATGACTCCACTCCGCATCCTGCTCGCGCTCGTGCTGCTGATTGCCGGCGGCGCGGTGGTGGCGTTTGGGGTGATGACGGTGATGTACGGCGACCCGGTCGTGACGAGTGCGCTCGTTCTCGCGATCGGGTTGCTGCTGCTGGGGGCGGGGGCGTGGCTGATGCGGAGGCGGTCCGCGTAAGAGCCCGCGCGCGCAAGACGTTGCCGCGAATAGATCCGCCCGCTATCATGCTGCGCCTTTTCGGCGGAAGTCCGGAGTGCGCGGCACGGCACTCTTTTTCATCACCCGAACCGGAACTGTCCCGGTGAACATCCACGAATACCAGG includes these proteins:
- a CDS encoding O-acetyl-ADP-ribose deacetylase, with product MTPKERIRITNGDITKVDVDAIVNAANTSLLGGGGVDGAIHRAAGPELVAECRMLRGCRTGEAKITRGYRLPARWVIHTVGPVWQDGSHGEDELLASAWRNSLALATERGLRTIAFPSISTGAYRFPLARAARIAMATVLTHLRENELPEEVTVVCFGDEAYQHYLTALAAAD
- a CDS encoding NUDIX domain-containing protein → MGDGAEVRGVDPGGDPPEWALEYDAREYPRHAVTGDAVALALGREGGATQLQALVVVRGGEPFAGLDAWPGGFMDWAGDRDSREAALRELREETGCPAPEHVEPLGSYSTNGRDPRQFAGARDPETGEWVSRGSRVTTNAYLMLVRRDGGGFDPQHGDDATDARWEDVYTYFPWEDLRSADGRAAAQSALRALDEWARGQGGDRAERVEFAWGFGLREWNEERVSERLALLREAGLVEEAHRDTWGRVTGDGAKAFGRPMAFDHREIMADALGRLRGKIKYLPAALMALLGAEFTLDELQAGCEVIAGRPLHRANFRRAVAAAKDDRATRAPRIVQGTGKRRTRDTGGPGVPPELFRFREDTLRARLETSIRFPWLPLEGGEDSSAATGEA
- the nadE gene encoding NAD(+) synthase translates to MTATNADSATRREVPATLRIDAEAELAAMAEWLAGVVRGAGMRRVVMGLSGGVDSAVAAMVAARALGPENVVLLSMPYGSGRHAASAPASLNDARAVAERLPEAEWRTIDIAAAVDASAAASGLHEVLAADPANVRAVLALGNLKARHRAVTLYTFANMAGDTLVLGTENRTENLLGYFTIHGDAASDIEVLSPFLKTEVWQLAEASGVPSVVVNKAPSADLWPGQTDESELGFTYAEADQVLAHYWPAFGAARARGESTPEGIPESVVAAVLARVDATAWKRAAKPVYPGRSAR
- a CDS encoding CIA30 family protein gives rise to the protein MSILRKTLRTIPLLAALSVPLAAQQPATLFRNARVFDGTRVLERTDVLAEGGRITRVGRGLAAPAGAAVVDASGKTLLPGLIDAHTHSFGDALREALVFGVTTELDMFTDHRMAATARAEQASGRASARADLFSAGTLVTAPRGHGTEYGMTIPTLSSPDSAQAFVDARIAEGSDYIKLVYDDGRTYGIKIATLDSATLHAAIAAAHRRGKLAVVHVGDAAGARTAIAAGADGLAHLFVDRQADAGFAALTARRHAFVVPTLTVLMSITGTGGGAPLVQDARLMPYLTPPVRAILAQGFPRRAGTPATSYAAAQATVRQLRAAGVPILAGTDAGNPGTAHGAAMHREMELLVGAGLSPLEALTAATAGPARAFRLADRGRIAPGQRADLLLVNGDPTRDITATRDIAGVWKGGVPVDRASFARAVADQVANAGRPMRIAGNGLVSDFENGMTSAPGNWFPSPDSFGGGTSTGEVKVVEGGAGGTGHALSISGTITTTIPQPWYGAMWSPGAQPMAPADLSARQGIAFQTRGDGKTYRVMVFARSKGMAPLIRTFVAGPAWSEVSFAWSDFGTDGHDVMGVVIAGGPQPGPFGFLIDDLRLK
- a CDS encoding phosphomannomutase/phosphoglucomutase — encoded protein: MANPHIFRQYDIRGVVGPDVTVEVAEQIGRAFASLAIRRLGKPRPTLALGRDNRLTSEDLAAGVRRGMVAAGVHVVDVGLVPTPVHSFAVYHGELDGGLQVTGSHNPPQYNGFKMTLGGSIYGDSIQEVRRMIEESDYESGEGSVENRDVMDDYVRYIAERFTIGRKLKVVVDCGNGTGSIVAERLLTALGGNVEVIPIFCESDGTFPNHHPDPVVDKNLVDIIARVKAEGADLGVAFDGDADRIGAIDDRGEIVRGDTLLLLYGLDLIQRRGPGQKVVFDVKCSQLLPEMLEKVGGVPVMNATGHSLIKKRMKEEGSLLSGELSGHIMFGDNYFGYDDALYGAVLLIDIVARQGRPLSEWIAEFPVFVSTAELRYPATEETKFAIVARATAHFRANHEVIDVDGARVLFGDGWGLIRASNTEPVLVARYEAKTPERLEQIRSEMEGWLAGEGIGGPSVGH
- a CDS encoding RidA family protein; protein product: MTSLQKVHTDQAPAAIGPYSQAIVARGFVFTAGQIALDPVSMQLIEGDVVAQTEQVMKNLAAVLREAGSDLSAVVKTTVFLRDMNDFTAMNEVYGRHFGDHAPARSTVQAAGLPRNCAVEIECVALVLTA
- a CDS encoding response regulator codes for the protein MSRRVLVIDDEDDIREVAQLALEAVAGWEVSSASSGAEGLRLAAEHMPDAILLDVMMPEMDGPSTFRALRAQPATAEIPVILLTAKVQATDRTRFQDLGVNGVLTKPFDPMELARQIEEVLGW
- a CDS encoding bifunctional ADP-heptose synthase, translated to MERLTRARLDEILERGRGLRVAVVGDLMLDVYLVGAVSRISPEAPVPVVHVTEERTALGGAANVAANVAALGAACEVVGYVGMDAAGAQIRRELAELDGGKVHARLVERPDRPTTTKTRVVARQQQVVRFDRERDDDLPDECAAELCEHVRAAVAACDALVLEDYNKGVLVPSVIRTALDAAEAAGIPSVVDPKFRNFFAFGGATVFKPNAVELGTAMATPVRAGDDDWLENARTRSGARHLLLTLGEDGMALRSEGGSSFRIPTQAREVYDVSGAGDTVTAFLAVALAAGATIEEAAVLANLAAGIEVGKPGVATVSPDELRAMLDPQAH
- a CDS encoding isochorismatase family protein; this encodes MKARIGWVVDAQNDFLLPPEQGGRLYVHDLFDNGQDAGATQAIPAIERAVEWMRARCDVMVFTGDWHSYADEEIDAVAPDPSRGTYPPHCMGLSDDAAEREGAQILASIHPEDPIVLSRAATPEDARAAARRAVATRRPIFIHKSKFDVFEGNRATDDLIRALREELKKPVEVFVAGVARDVCVKQAVEGMLAPQRALPVTLITDATWGLGIEKEEESLARWLASGAALMTTAGLAMRDS